The following coding sequences are from one Lolium rigidum isolate FL_2022 chromosome 6, APGP_CSIRO_Lrig_0.1, whole genome shotgun sequence window:
- the LOC124664427 gene encoding uncharacterized protein LOC124664427 yields MQPISLPNFNSDVRTIRACVARCTRSRFVHHASSFSYKRMLPFLKENEISSQGEDRAKIRRVSEEEHIASEGSPEELDGAQIQCAVPQVSLDGSSAAEVQEVTREVLASVGDLVAARNAVMATGQPQLTVSEDSPEKRDVAEAETTVEEKEALKSDDKSVKMDYAEPLAVKPGGDQEMKELCDSVKEQTKVVPGDLASSKPCLARCTRSRFVPHPSSFSYKRMLPFLMENDISSQEGNRARLQRVPEEKQLALDASDDVLDCIAESQKVTPEVLSSSDRHCQVAVLEDFPVESNAAEVEGIAVEENITKSDGDEASGLTSGKGDSKLLQDKTELAKVQQCQSSESRCPDIGLGSPTKAVTEDDGADQHGAQERHYSVASPDGLLLDLGMICKPSHAGISCLKKQVLSPKKLSPKKGILKRHTSWGCKGICMCLDCSVFRLRADRAFEFSRKQMQEADDVIGNLLEEVAILRSLAEKPSGKEQIKEACQRASWVEEVARDRRRQMLEELNSHCKIPGPRVKFAQYVDEKIGLVPHSGSNCRRQPPL; encoded by the exons ATGCAACCTATTAGCCTTCCAAATTTCAATAGCGACGTGAGAACCATTCGGGCT TGTGTTGCCCGCTGCACAAGGTCGAGGTTTGTCCATCACGCGAGCTCATTTAGCTACAAGAGGATGCTGCCATTTCTTAAGGAGAATG AAATCTCTTCCCAGGGGGAAGATAGGGCTAAGATTCGTAGAGTGTCAGAAGAGGAACATATAGCATCAGAAGGCTCTCCTGAAGAACTTGACGGAGCTCAA ATTCAGTGCGCCGTGCCGCAAGTTTCTCTGGATGGCAGCAGTGCAGCTGAGGTTCAGGAAGTCACACGAGAAGTGTTAGCTTCAGTTGGAGACCTGGTTGCTGCCAGGAACGCTGTCATGGCCACTGGACAACCTCAGCTTACTGTTTCAGAAGATTCTCCTGAAAAAAGAGATGTAGCTGAAGCTGAAACAACagtagaagaaaaggaggcgTTGAAATCAGATGACAAGTCTGTTAAGATGGATTATGCAGAGCCGCTTGCTGTCAAGCCTGGAGGAGACCAGGAGATGAAGGAGCTCTGCGACAGTGTCAAAGAGCAAACCAAGGTCGTACCTGGTGATCTCGCAAGCAGCAAGCCT TGTCTTGCTCGCTGCACGAGGTCAAGGTTCGTTCCTCATCCGAGCTCATTCAGCTACAAGAGGATGCTGCCATTTCTCATGGAGAATG ATATCTCCTCTCAGGAAGGAAACAGGGCCAGGCTTCAGAGAGTTCCAGAAGAGAAACAATTGGCATTGGATGCGAGCGATGATGTCTTGGACTGTATAGCTGAATCGCAGAAAGTCACACCAGAAGTATTGTCATCTTCAGATAGACACTGCCAGGTTGCTGTCTTGGAAGATTTTCCTGTGGAAAGCAATGCGGCTGAAGTTGAAGGAATTGCAGTAGAAGAAAACATTACAAAGTCAGACGGAGATGAGGCAAGTGGACTAACTTCCGGCAAGGGTGACTCCAAGTTGTTACAAGACAAGACTGAACTTGCTAAAGTACAACAATGCCAGAGCTCGGAGTCTAGGtgtcctgatattggtttgggtaGCCCTACCAAGGCAGTAACAGAGGACGATGGAGCTGATCAACATGGTGCACAAGAGAGACATTATTCTGTGGCTTCTCCGGATGGCCTATTGCTTGATCTGGGAATGATCTGCAAGCCTTCTCACGCTGGCATCTCTTGCTTGAAGAAACAAGTTCTGTCTCCGAAGAAGCTTTCTCCAAAGAAAGGGATACTTAAGAGGCATACAAGCTGGGGGTGCAAGGGCATCTGCATGTGTCTTGACTGCTCCGTGTTCCGGTTGCGTGCTGATCGAGCTTTTGAGTTCTCCAGGAAACAGATGCAGGAGGCGGATGATGTAATCGGGAACCTACTGGAGGAGGTGGCGATCCTGCGTAGTCTGGCGGAAAAACCTTCTGGCAAA GAGCAGATCAAAGAGGCTTGCCAGAGGGCATCGTGGGTGGAGGAGGTTGCCAGGGACCGCCGGCGGCAGATGCTGGAGGAACTCAACTCACACTGCAAAATTCCC GGGCCAAGGGTGAAGTTTGCGCAGTATGTCGACGAGAAGATTGGCTTGGTGCCTCACAGTGGCAGTAACTGCAGGAGGCAGCCTCCCTTGTGA